The following coding sequences lie in one Haemorhous mexicanus isolate bHaeMex1 chromosome 10, bHaeMex1.pri, whole genome shotgun sequence genomic window:
- the PFN2 gene encoding profilin-2, which yields MAGWQSYVDNLMCDGCCQEAAIVGYCDAKYVWAATAGGIFQSITPGEIDMIVGKDREGFFTNGLTLGAKKCSVIRDSLYVDGDCTMDIRTKSQGGEPTYNVAVGRAGRVLVFVMGKEGVHGGGLNKKAYSMAKYLRDSGF from the exons ATGGCCGGCTGGCAGAGCTACGTGGACAACCTGATGTGCgatggctgctgccaggaggcCGCCATTGTGGGCTACTGCGACGCCAAGTACGTCTGGGCAGCCACGGCCGGCGGCATCTTCCAGAGCATCACG CCAGGAGAAATAGATATGATTGTAGGAAAAGACCGAGAGGGTTTCTTCACCAATGGTCTGACCCTTGGTGCAAAGAAGTGCTCTGTGATCAGAGATAGCCTGTATGTCGATGGTGACTGCACAATGGACATCAGGACAAAGAGTCAAGGTGGTGAGCCGACATATAATGTTGCTGTAGGCAGAGCTGGACGAG tctTGGTCTTTGTAATGGGCAAAGAAGGGGTCCATGGAGGCGGATTGAATAAGAAGGCATACTCAATGGCAAAATACTTGAGAGACTCTGGGTTCTAG